The following are from one region of the Vanessa atalanta chromosome 5, ilVanAtal1.2, whole genome shotgun sequence genome:
- the LOC125064436 gene encoding DNA-directed RNA polymerase II subunit RPB1 isoform X8: protein MGRLHTFVVTLRRETRDTNWGLRLVGGSDLATPLIVTRVTPGTPAGRELTRGDIIAKIDHYDARDLRHEDAQNLFKNAPNQIKLVVQRSSPSSHLYTMPRSSNSFSGRSLLMPSYYRMAETASPLPTTQWRGPESLPRSTPVPPQTQYAPQQPQYAPQQPQYSPQQPQYAPQQPQYSPQQPQYAPQQPQYSPQQTQYAPQQTQYAPHQTQFVPQQEGEYRTIMMSPAASNRTDETVDESIQSQPYRTTPLVLPGAKVRREPGPTESYLRHHPNPAMRAPPHHDYRDTLMRQKVAESVLQRVVGEDSNKVVHKQFNSPINLYSEQNIANSIRQQTSPLPSNGYYGRPHVVKRQVFY, encoded by the exons ATGGGGCGGCTGCATACGTTTGTGGTAACGCTGCGGCGGGAAACCCGCGACACCAACTGGGGCCTGCGCCTTGTGGGCGGCTCGGATCTCGCCACTCCGCTCATTGTCACGAGG GTAACCCCGGGTACACCGGCCGGACGGGAACTGACGAGAGGCGACATCATCGCAAAGATCGACCACTACGACGCACGAGATCTCCGACATGAAGATGCGCAAAACCTTTTCAAAAACGCACCCAATCAAATCAAACTAGTTGTGCAAAG GAGCAGTCCAAGTTCTCACCTGTACACGATGCCGCGATCTTCCAACAGCTTCTCAGGGCGCTCCCTGCTCATGCCTTCCTACTATCGTATGGCCGA GACCGCAAGTCCTCTCCCGACGACACAATGGCGCGGCCCGGAGTCCCTCCCCCGCAGCACACCCGTGCCTCCGCAGACGCAATATGCCCCCCAACAGCCGCAATACGCTCCGCAACAGCCGCAATACTCTCCGCAACAACCACAATACGCCCCGCAACAGCCGCAATACTCTCCGCAACAACCACAATACGCCCCGCAACAGCCGCAGTACTCTCCGCAACAGACGCAGTACGCCCCGCAACAGACGCAATACGCCCCCCATCAGACGCAATTTGTCCCCCAACAGGAGGGCGAGTACAGGACCATAATGATGTCTCCAGCGGCTTCCAATCGCACAGATGAAACCGTCGACGAGTCCATACAAAGccag CCGTACCGCACGACGCCGCTGGTGCTGCCGGGCGCCAAGGTGCGGCGCGAGCCCGGCCCCACGGAGAGCTACCTGCGCCACCACCCCAACCCCGCCATGCGCGCGCCGCCGCACCACGACTACCGCGACACGCTCATGCGCCAGAAG GTGGCCGAGTCGGTGTTGCAGCGAGTGGTCGGTGAAGATTCGAACAAG GTGGTGCACAAGCAGTTCAACTCTCCTATCAACCTATACTCTGAGCAAAACATTGCCAACTCGATCAGACAGCAGACATCGCCTCTGCC CTCTAACGGCTATTACGGGCGGCCGCACGTAGTCAAGAGGCAAGTGTTTTACTAG